The sequence GCCGTACAGCACACCGATGCCGGAAGGGCCGAGCATCTTGTGTCCCGAGAACACCGCGAAATCGACGCCCAGCTCGGCGAAGTCCACGGCGAAATGCGGCACCGACTGGCAGGCGTCGAGCACCACCAGCGCACCCACCTCGTGGGCCTTGCGCACCAGCGTCTCGACGGGGTTGATCGTGCCGAGGACGTTGGACTGGTGCGCGAACGCCACCACCCTGGTCCTCTCGGTGATCAGCTCGTCGAGCCGCGACAGGTCGAGCCTGCCGTCCGGCGTGACCCCGAACCAGCGCAACGTGGCCCCCGTGCGGCGGCACAGCTGCTGCCACGGCACCAGGTTGGCGTGGTGCTCCATCTCGGTGACCACGATCTCGTCACCGGGCTTGATGGTGAAGCGCTCCGCCCCGGGGCCCGCCGTCGCCGCGTTGCTCATGGCGTAGGCGACGAGGTTGATGCCCTCGGTGGCGTTCTTCGTGAACACCACCTCGCCCGGCGAGACACCCACGAACGTGGCGATCTTCGCCCGCGCGTCCTCGTAGGCGTCGGTCGCCTCCTCCGACAGCTGGTGCGCACCCCGGTGCACGGCCGCGTTCGACGTCTCGACGAACCGCCGCTCCGCGTCGAGCACCTGCGCCGGGCGCTGCGAGGTGGCACCGGAGTCCAGGTAGACGAGCCGCTTGCCGTCACGCACGGTGCGGGACAGGATCGGGAAGTCGGCGCGCACCGCCGTGACATCAAGGGGTCGCGAGTCCATGGTGGTCATCGCGCCAACTCCTTTCGACGTTCCCCGCCTACCCGCTCAGACCGCTGCCTTGGCAGCATCAGCCGGGTTGCCTGCGGTGTACTTGACGTACCCGTTCTCCTCCAGCTCGTCGGCCAGCTCCTTGCCACCGGATTCGACGATCCTCCCGCCCGCGAACACGTGCACGAAGTCGGGGTGGATGTGCTTGAGAATGCGCGTGTAGTGCGTGATCAGCATGACGCCGACCTCGTTGGCAGTCTTGTACTCGTTGACCGCGTCCGACACCACGCGCAGGGCATCGACGTCGAGACCCGAGTCGGTCTCGTCGAGCACCGCGATCTTCGGCTTCAGCAGGGAGAGCTGAAGGATCTCGTGGCGCTTCTTCTCACCGCCGGAGAAACCCTCGTTGACACTGCGCTCGGCGAACTCGGGCGCGATGTCGAGCTTGCCCATCTCCTCCTTGACTTCCTTCACCCAGTGGCGCAGCTTCGGCGCCTCGCCGCGGACCGCGGTGGCCGCCGAGCGCAGGAAGTTCGACATCGACACGCCCGGCACCTCGACGGGGTACTGCATCGCGAGGAACAGCCCGGCCCGAGCGCGTTCGTCCACGCTCATGTCGAGGACGTTCTCGCCGTCGAGCAGCACCTCACCCGAGGTCACCTCGTACTTCGGGTGCCCGGCGATGGCGTAGGAGAGGGTGGACTTGCCCGAGCCGTTGGGACCCATGATCGCGTGGGTCTCGCCCGAGCGGATCGTCAGGTTGACGCCCTTGAGGATCTCCTTGTTGCCCTCGTCGGTGACGACGTCGGCCCGCAGATCCTTGATTTCCAGTGTGGCCATGCCTTCTCTTCGATCTTTCCGTGAGTCTTCGTGAGCGTGGTCAGCTTCGGTGGTGCCGGGCCTTCTCAGGCGCCGATGGCCTGGAGTTCCTCCTCGATCGCGGCCTCGAGACGCTCACGCACCTCGGGGACGTCGATCTTCATGAGGATCTCGTGGAAGAACCCGCGGACGACGAGCCTGCGAGCCTGCTCCTCCGCGATACCTCGCGACTGCAGGTAGAACAACTGCTCGTCGTCGAACCTTCCCGTGGCGCTGGCGTGCCCGGCGCCCTCGATCTCGCCCGTCTCGATCTCCAGGTTCGGCACCGAGTCGGCGCGGGCGCCCTGCGTGAGAACGAGGTTGCGGTTCAGCTCGAACGTCTCCGTGCCCTCCGCCGCGGCCCTGATGAGCACGTCGCCGATCCACACCGAGTGCGCGCCCTCGCCCTGGAGCGCGCCCTTGTAGAGCACGTTCGACTTGCAGTGCGGCACGGCGTGATCGACGAAGAGGCGGTGTTCCTGGTGCTGTCCGGCATCGGCGAAGTTCAGCCCGAGCATCTCCACGCTGCCGCCGGGGGCGGAGAACGTGGCCGTGGGGCTCACCCGCACCAGGTCGCCGCCCAGTGTGACGACGATGTGCTTCAGCGTGGCGTCCCTGCCGAGCTTCAGGTGCTGCTCGGACACGTGCACGGCGTCGTCGGCCCAGTCCTGGACGCTGACGACGGTGAGGTTCGCGCCGTCACCGATGACGAACTCGACGTTGTCGGCGTAGGTTCCCGACCCGACGTGGTCGAGCACGACCACGGCCTCCGCGAACCGCTCCGCCCTCACCTGCACGTGACCGTAGGCGGTCTTGCCCTCACCCGGCCCCGTCAGCCTGACAAGCGTGCGGGACGACGCCTTCGTCTCCTTGGGCACGGTGATCAGCGTGGCCTTCTCGAAGGACGAGTACGCCTGCGCCGCGATCCGGTCGCTCGGCACACCGGCCTCGCCGAGCCGGGCGTCGTCCCGCGCGACCGTCTCCACGGTGACCTCGGGCGCGGCCTCGGCGTCGAGCGTGACCTCGCCGGTGGCCTGCGCGGAACCGTCGTGCAGGCCACGCAGCCGCTTCATCGGCGTGAATCGCCAGTTCTCCTCGCGCCCGCCGGGAACCTCGAACGCCTTGACGTCGTAGGAGGTGAATCGCTCTCCGCGCGACAGTGCCGGCACCACGGCTTCCGCAGCCGCGGCCGTGGCACCGGCGTTGTTCTCGGCCACTGTCATCTCAGCCGACGCTTCCTTCCATCTGCAGTTCGATCAAGCGGTTGAGCTCCAGCGCGTACTCCATGGGCAGCTCACGCGCGATGGGCTCCACGAAGCCGCGCACCACCATGGCCATCGCCTCTTCCTCGGTGAGGCCGCGCGACATCAGGTAGAACAGCTGGTCCTCGCTGACCTTCGACACCGTGGCCTCGTGCCCCATGGAGACGTCGTCGTTGCGGATATCGACGTAGGGGTAGGTGTCCGACCGCGAGATCGTGTCCACCAGCAGCGCGTCGCACACCACGCTGGAGCGCGAGTTGTACGCCCGCTTGGCGACCTTGACCAGACCGCGGTACGACGTGCGGCCACCCCCGCGCGCCACCGACTTCGACACGATGGTCGAGGACGTGTGCGGGGCGAGGTGTTCCATTTTGGCGCCCGCGTCCTGGTGCTGGCCCTCGCCCGCGAAAGCCACGGAGAGAACCTCGCCCTTGGCGTGCTCACCCATGAGGAACACCGACGGGTACTTCATCGTCACCTTGGAGCCGATGTTGCCGTCGATCCACTCCATGGTGGCGCCCTCTTCGGCCTTGGCGCGCTTGGTGACCAGGTTGTAGACGTTGTTCGACCAGTTCTGGATCGTCGTGTAGCGGCACCGGCCGCCCTTCTTCACGATGATCTCCACCACGGCCGAGTGCAGCGAGTCGGACTTGTAGATCGGTGCCGTACAGCCCTCGACGTAGTGCACGTACGCGCCCTCATCGACGATGATCAGCGTCCGCTCGAACTGGCCCATGTTCTCCGTGTTGATGCGGAAGTAGGCCTGGAGCGGGATGTCCACGTGCACGCCTGGCGGCACGTAGATGAACGACCCTCCGGACCACACGGCCGTGTTCAGCGCGGAGAACTTGTTGTCACCGGCGGGGATGACGGAGCCGAAGTACTCCTTGAACAGCTCGGGGTGCTCGCGCAGGGCCGTGTCGGTGTCGAGGAACAGGACGCCCTGCTTCTCCAGGTCCTCGCGGATCTGGTGGTAGACGACCTCCGACTCGTACTGAGCGGCCACACCCGCGATGAGGCGCTGCTTCTCGGCCTCGGGGATGCCGAGCTTGTCATAGGTGTTCTTGATGTCGGCAGGCAGCTCGTCCCAGCTCGTCGCCTGCTTCTCCGTGGAGCGCACGAAGTACTTGATGTTGTCGAAGTCGATCCCCGACAGGTCGGCGCCCCAGTTCGGCATCGGCTTGCGTTCGAACAGCCTCAGCGCCTTCAGTCGCGTCTCGCGCATCCACTCCGGCTCGGACTTCTTCTCGGAGATGTCGATGACGACATCCTCGTTCAGTCCGCGACGGGCGCTCGCGCCCGCGGTGTCCGGGTCGGCCCAGCCGAAGGCGTACTTGCCAAGCGACTCGATGGTCTCTTCCTGGCTCAACGGCTCGGTGGTGGGATTGCGCTGCTCGGCAGCGGCAGTCATGCGGTAGTCCCTCCGTTCGGAGTTGCACTGTCGATGTCCTGCTGCTCGGCGGTGTCACCCGCGAGCGGCGGAAACCGACGTCTCCCTTCACTACCCACCGGCTCGGCGGGTACGTGCGTGGTGCACGCGGCGTCGCCGCGCGCAATAGTCGCCAGCCGCTGCACATGGGTGCCGAGCAGCTCGGCGAACGCCTCGGTCTCCGCCTCGCACAGCTGCGGGAACTCAGCTGCGACGTGCGCGACCGGGCAGTGGTGCTGGCACAGTTGGGCACCGTGCGCGCCGGGGGCCGAACCCGGCGTCGCCACCGTGCGGGTCGATGCGGCGTAGCCTTCCCTGGTCAAGGCTCCCGCGAGCGCCTCGGCCCTCGTTGCGGCATCGGAGTGCCGGGTCACGGCCTCGCGGTAGGGACCGACCAGCGCCGAGACGCGGCGTTCGGCGAACGCCTTCACGGCCTGTTCCCCCGCGTGCTCCGCCAGAAACCGGATGGCCGACACGGCGAGGTCGTCGTAGGCGTGCCCGAACCTGGCTCTACCCTGCTCGGTGAGCAGGAACAGCTTGGCAGGCCGCCCCCTGCCACGGCGGCCACGGCGGGGCGCCTGCCGGGTCTGTGCCTCGTTGTCGGCCACCAGCGCGTCGAGATGCCTGCGCACCGCGGTGGCGCTGATGCCCAACTGCTCGGCGACGGCCGCAGCGGGAAGGGGCCCCTGTTCGAGCAGGAGCCGGGCGACCTCGTTGCGGGTCCTGCCCTCCGAAGGGGAAGGCTGCTCCGGCGCCGGGTGCGGCTCGGTGACCGGGACCAGCGACGACGTGGACGGTGTGGACGACGTGGACGACGTGGACGACGTGGACGACATCGAAGGCTTCAAGGACGCAGAGGACTGCGACACGGCTGGCAGCGCACCGCCACCGTGCCGGTCGAACGTCCCCTGCTTTTTCACAACATAAGTGTGTCGTATTTCAGGGGCCGGGGCAAAGGTGGCCCCGAAACCGAGTGACCGGACTCACGCGACGGCGGGAGCCGATACCCTCGGCCCGTGGTTTTGGGCAAGGGCGGGATCAAGGCGCGACCATCGGCGGACCCCGGCGGGATGGACCCCCTCGACGCCGAAGAGACCCGCGCGCTCGCGGTGACGCGCCGCTTCGGCATCGTCGGGGCGCTGTTGCTGGCATTCGGGTCTCTCGGCGCGGGTGCCGCACCGATCATCAACCCCGTGCTGGAGATCCCCGTCCTCCGGTTGTTCACCCGCATTCCCACCGTGTCGGTCGCGATCGCATTCACCGGCATGGGAATGATGGTGCTCGCCTGGCTGTGGCTCGGCAGGTTCGCACGGCCCGGCCGCGACCGGATCGCGAGCCAGGGGCAGGTGCTGCGCACCCTCGTCACCTGGACGCTGCCGCTGCTGGTCATCCCGCCGCTGTTCTCCCGCGACGTGTACAGCTACCTCGCGCAGAGCGAGATCGTGCGGCGCGGTTTCGACCCCTACGCGCTGGGCCCCGCCGAGGCTCTCGGTGTCGCCGATCCGTTCACCGCAGGCGTGTCGAACATGTGGCGCGACACCCCCGCGCCCTACGGCCCGCTGTTCCTCGAGATCGGCAGCTGGCTCGGCGGCATCGGCGGCACCAACGTGGCCGTCGGTGTCCTCCTTCAACGCCTGGTGGCCCTCGCGGGCTTCGGACTCATCGTGTGGGCGCTGCCCAGACTCGCGCGCCGGTACGGCGTGGCGCCCGGCACCGCCCTGTGGCTCGGCGCGGCGAACCCCCTCGTGCTCTTCCACCTGGTGGCCGGCGCGCACAACGAGGCACTCGGCATCGGGCTGATGCTCGCGGGCCTGGAGCTCGGCATGCGGAGGCTCACCGTCCGCGTCAAGGGCGAACCCTCTCCACCTTGGCGCCGAGGGGAGATCGTCTTCATCGTGCTCGGCGCCGTGGTGATCTCACTCGCGGCGATGGTGAAGATCCACGCCATCGTGGCGCTCGGGTTCTTCGGCGTCATGATCGCCAGGCGAGCGCGGGGCCGGTTCACCGACCTCGCCGCGGCCGCGGCGCTCATGCTCGTGGTCTTCGTGGCCGTCACCCTCGCCGTCGGGTTCGGCACCGGACTCGGTTTCGGCTGGATCGGTGCCCTCGAAACACCGTCGAAGGTCTGGAGCTGGCTGTCCCCCGTCGCCGAGCTCGGCCAGCTCGGCGGCATCCTCGGCGTCGTGCTCGGCCTCGGCAACCACACCGGGTCGATCATCACGATCCTCGGCCTGCTCGGCTACGGCGTCGCAGGCGCGGTCACGCTCAAGTTCCTGTGGGACAGCTTCCACTGGCGTTACCGGCCGATCATCGGACTCGGCGTCTCGCTCGGGGCATTCATGATGCTGCACGTGTCCATGCAGCCGTGGTGGCTGTTGTGGGCCGTGATCCCGCTCGCCGCCGCGGCAGGCACATCCAGGTTCCGCAACGCCGCCACCGCCGTGAGCGCGGCACTCGCCCTGCTCATCCCGCCGACGGGAAGCCCGTTCGACAACCGGTCGTACATCCTCCATCAGGCGTTCGTGGCCGCGCTGATCGTCGTCGCGCTCATGGTGCTGATCGTGTGGCGCCGCACACCGATGCTCCTGCGCCGCCCGGGAAACACCGTCCGGCCCGGACGTGCGGGTCGCCCGACGGCCGGGTCCTGAGCGGCCCGCTCTACCCTTGTCAGTCGTGAACGCAACGGCCGTCGAAATCACCGGACTGGTGAAGCGGTTCGGTGCCGTCACGGCCGTGGCCGGCCTCGACCTGACGATGCCCCGCGCCTCAGTACTGGCCCTGCTCGGACCCAACGGTGCGGGTAAGACGACCACCGTCGAGATCTGTGAGGGATTCCAGCGCCCTGACGAAGGAACGATCCGCGTGCTCGGGCTCGACCCCGCCCGCGACGGAGCCGCACTGCGCCCCCGCATCGGCGTCATGCCGCAGGGCGGCGGCGCCTACCCCGGAGTGCGGGCCGCGGACATGCTGCGGCTGGTGGCCTCGTGCGCCGCGAACCCCCTCGACCCCGAGTGGCTGCTCGACGTCCTCGGCCTCGCACCGGTGCGCCGGACTCCCTTCAAACGCCTCTCCGGCGGGCAGCAACAACGCCTCTCGCTCGCGTGCGCCCTGGTGGGGCGCCCCGAACTCGTGTTCCTGGACGAACCGACCGCAGGCATGGACCCCCAGGCCCGCCGCCTGGTGTGGGAGCTGCTCGCCGCCCTGCGCGACGACGGGGTGAGCGTGCTGCTCACCACACACGTCATGGAGGAGGCGGAAGCGCTCGCCGACACGGTGGTCATCGTCGATCGCGGCAGGGTCATCGCCGAGGGCTCACCCAGCGACCTCACGGCGGAGCACGCCGACGACGCGCAACTGCGGTTCAAGGCGAGACCGGGCCTCGACACCGGCCTGCTCGCCGCCGCACTCCCCGAGGGTTACCTCGTGACGGAGTCCTCGCCCGGCGCCTACCGGGTGTGCGGCGCGGTCGATCCGCAGGTGGTCTCCGCAGTCACGTCGTGGTGCGCCCAGCAGGGTGTCCTCGCGGAGGAACTGCACGTCGGCAGGCGCGATCTCGAAGAGGTCTTCCTCGAACTGACCGGACGGGAGCTTCGCGCGTGACCACCTCGCCCACAGCGGGCCGACCACGTTTCGAACCCGGCACGTTCGCCCCCGCACCCGGACGCGGGAAGGCCGGGACGATGCTGTTCACGCACGCCCGCACCGAGATCGGTCTGACCCTGCGCCACGGCGAGCAGATCCTGCTCACGCTGCTCATCCCGCTGGCCCTGCTCGTCGGCATGAGCCTGCTCGACGTCGTGCCCGTTCCGGACGGCGTCGAACACCGCATCGACTGGGTGACGCCACGCATCCTCGCGCTCGCCGTGATGTCGTCGGCCTTCACGGGACAGGCCATCGCCCTCGGCTTCGACCGCCGTTACGGCGTGTTGAAGCGGCTCGCGGCCACCGCGCTGCCGCGCTGGCTGCTCGTGCTCGGCAAACTCGTCGCAGCCCTCGTCGTCGTGGCCGTCCAGGTCGTGGTGCTCGGTGGGGTGGCCGCGGCGCTCGGCTGGTCGCCCAGCCCTGCCGGGCTCGCCGCCGCTCTCGTGTATCTCGTGGCGGGCACGGTGGCCTTCGGGGCGCTCGGTGTCCTCCTCGGCGGTGCACTGCGGGCTGAGACGGTTCTCGCGCTGGCCAACATCGTGTGGTTCGCGCTGCTGCTCGCGGGCGGCATCGTGCTCGGCACCGACGCCCTTCCCGGATTCCTCGCCTCGGTCGTGCCCTACCTGCCCTCCGGTGCGCTGGCGGAGGGCCTCACCACCGCTCTCACCGACGGCGTGCCGTCCTGGACCCCCGTCGCCGTCCTCGCGGCGTGGGCCGCCGCGGCCACGGCACTAGCCACCCGCACCACGAAACTGACCTGACCCGTCCCCTGCACGGGTGTTGGCACCTCCTGCACCCGTGTTGGCACTCCCCGCACGCGCGTCCCCCTGTGCGTGTGTGCTCCGTGATGCAGATCGAGGACATACCTGCGCCACCTGCGGACGCCCGTACAGCAAGTGCGGACACCTGTACGGCAAGTGCAGACATCCGTACGGCAAGTGCGGACACGCGTGCGACAAGTGCGGACACGCCGGGAATGCCTGGTCCTTGACCACCCACCGGGACTCCCTACACGCGGTAGTAATACCCTTGGCCCGTGCAGTTGTCTTCGCTCGTCGGTCGCCTGCCGTACCCGTCGCAGAGCCTGCAACGTGGCCTCGCCATCGCCGCGATCGTCACGCAGGCCGGCATCGGCGTCACCGGTTCCATCGTCAGGGTGACCGGGTCAGGACTCGGCTGCCCCACCTGGCCTCAGTGCTTCCCCGGCAGCATGGTGCCGGTCGAACATCCCGAGTACGCCACGCTCAATCAGTGGATCGAGTACGGCAACCGGCTTCTGACGATCGTCGTGGTGTTCGTCGCGGCTCTGGCCGTGCTGGCGGCCTGGCGGGTCTACCTCGATCACCCCAGCCGCAAGCGGCTGGTGCGGCTCGCCTGGGTCTTGCCTGCCGGTGTCGTCGCGCAGGCCGTGATCGGGGGTATCACGGTGCTCGCCGACCTGCTGTGGTGGACCGTGGCACTGCACTTCCTCCCCTCCACCGTGCTGGTATGGATGGCCGTCGTGCTCCTGCGCGCGTTCAACGAGGGCGACGAGCCACCGAGGTGGCGCATCCCTCGCGCGAGCCGCCCCGTGTTCTCCGCGCTCGTGGTCGCACTGGCCGGCCTCATCATGGCGGGCACCGTGGTCACCGGCGCGGGCCCGCACGGTGGCGACCCCGATGTCGAGCGGTTCGACGCCCCGATCGAAACTCTCGCGGAGATCCACGTCGGATTCCTCGTGGCGTTCCTCGCGCTGCTCGCGGTGCTCGGTGTGCAGTGGTACAGGGCGCGCGCCGAGAAGGCCCTCGGGAAGGCACTGTGGACGCGCTACGCCGCCGTCTGGGCCGTCTCGCTCGCCCAGGGACTCCTTGGCAGCATCCAGTACCGGCTCGGCATCCCGGAGGCTCTCGTGTCGCTGCACGTCCTCGGTTCGATGCTGGTCATCATCGCCACGGCCGCTCTGTGGTGTGCCGCGCGCGACCGTGGGCCCGTCGTGAGTGCCGCACCGGCAGGTGAGAGCGCCACCGTCCACGCGGCCTGATCTCCCTCGCCGAACCGGGAATCCCGCACGACGCCGTGAACACCTCCTCGCGCGACGACGTCGTATGCGATCGCCGCTACGCTGTGCTGGACTGAGTTCGGGAATCCCTTTTCTGCCCGTTCTCCCATTCCGCATGCGAGGTCACAGGAACACGATGAGCAGCAGCACCGTACAGAAGTCCGACCACCAACCCGGACCGAAACCCCTTGTCGGACACGAACGCTCCACCGCACAGATGATCGTGCTCAAGGCGTTCCTGTTGATCCCGTTCGTCGCGCTGGTCGTGGCGATCCCCTTCGCCTGGGGGTGGGGACTGACGTGGGTGGATCTCATCCTCGCCGCCGTCTTCTACACCGTCGGCACGCTCGGTGTCACTGTCGGCTACCACCGGTACTTCACTCACGGCGCCTTCAAGACCAACCGTCCGCTGCGTATCGCGCTCGCCATCACCGGCAGCATGGCCGTGCAGGGCTCCGTGATTTTCTGGGTCGCCAGCCACCGCAGGCACCACGCCTTCGCCGACAAGGAGGGCGACCCACACTCGCCGTGGTTGTTCGGCACGTCGCCCCTGGCTCTGCTGCGCGGTTTCTGGCACGCGCACATGGGCTGGATGTTCAAGCGTGAGGTCACCAACTACGAGCGGTTCGCCCCCGACCTGGTGTCGGACAAGGACCTTCAGGTCGTCAACAAGTTCTTCTGGTTGTGGATCGTGGCGAGCCTCGCGCTGCCCGCCGTCCTCGGTGGCCTCATCACGTGGTCCTGGTGGGGCGCGGTGACGGCGTTCTTCTGGGCCGGACTCGTGCGCATCGCCTTCTCGCATCACGTGACGTGGTCGGTGAACTCCATCTGCCACATGGTGGGCGACCGGCCGTTCGCCAGCCGGGACAAGGCCGCGAACTTCTGGCCGCTCGCGATCCTGTCGATGGGCGAATCCTGGCACAACAGCCACCACGCCGACCCGACCTGCGCCCGCCACGGCGTCCTGCGCGGGCAGCTCGACATTTCCGCGCGCTTGATCTGGCTGTTCGAGAAGCTCGGCTGGGCACACAACGTCCGCTGGCCGAAGCCGGAGCGGCTCGCCGCGAAGCGAATTGCCTAGCCGGTTCGCTCCGAGTCCTCTCCGCGCCGGGCGGGGTGCGGGCGTCCCTGTGGATCGCCACATGTCCCCGCCCGGCGTGCGGCGAAGAACCGCCGACGGCAAGCAAGGCCCACCCGGCTCGCCGGAACGAGACTTCTCCGTGCTCGTGGTTCAGCCGAGCTGGGCGCGAACGGCCGAGGCGAAACGGGACGCGGCGGCGCCCTCGGCGTGCGCGAAACCGAGGTACGGTTCCGTCAGCTCCAGTTCCAGGAGCAGCGGCGCACCGTCATGGCCGGTCACCACGTCAACCCTCGCGTACAGCAGGTCGCCACGCGTCATGCCCAGCAGGCCCGTCGCCGCGTCGAGCGTCTCCTCGGCGGCTGCCAGCTGTTCCGGCTCGGGGTCGGCTGCGGTGAGCTTCTCGGCCCCGGCTGATCCCGCGGAGTCTCCCTCGGGACCGGTCAGCATGGCTGCCTTGGTGAAGGCGTGCGAGTACACCCCGCCGACGAAGACGAGCGCGGTCTCGCCGTTGGTGTCCACGTCGGCCTGGTAAGGCTGTACAAGCGCCGCGCGGCCGTCGTCGTGGAGCGCGCGCACGTGCGCCGTGGCGCGCATCCGCTCACCAGGCCCGAATCGTCTCGCTCCCCGCGAACCCGCCCCCACGGCAGGCTTGACGACGAACTCCCCGTCGGGCCAGGGCACCGCGGCGCCCGGCACCACCACGTCGGTGGGGACGACAGGCACCCCGGCCGCAGCGAGGTCGAGCAGGTAGCGCTTGTCGGTGTTCCACCGCACCACGGCAGCGGAGTTGCGCAGGCACGGCACGGACTCGCACCACGCGAGGAACTCCTCATGTCGCTCCAGGTAGTCCCACGTCGCTCGCAGTACGACGAGGTCGGCGTCGGCGAAGGGTACCTGCGGGTCGTCCCACACTGCCCAGCGCACCTCGGTACCCGCTTCGGTGAGTACCTTCGCGGCACCGTGTTCGTCACCGGTGCCCTCGGGCAGGTCACGGCACCCTGCGAACAGGACTTTCGCGGTCACCGGCGGGCGAGCGGCCCGGCCATCCGCCTTCGGTGTGCCGCACCGATCGCGGTAGCTCCGACGGTTTCGGCGTCCCACTCGGCGCGTTCGACGTCGTCGAGGGCCTCGATCAGCGCCTCGCCTGTTTCCACACTGGGCACCACGACGTCACCAAGGGCACCGTCGTGGCCCACCAGCACCACCCTCGCGCCGGCGCGCCCGATGCGTTGCACGACGGCCTTCGCCGGTTTGCCGTGGCGGGCGACGAAGTCTCGGGCAGCGGCCAGCTGCGCGGACTTGACCGGTGCGGGTGTCGCGGCGTCGGTTGCGGTGTCAGTCACGGCGACAGTGTAGGGCGGCGACAGCGGGTGCCACAGCCTTCGCCGGACGGAAGCGGTCCACGTCACCGAGCGGCGGCCTTGCGCCCTTCGCCCGGCATCGGCGGTGAGCGCGCCCAGCCACACCACGGCCACACCACCGAGAGCGTCGAGCCAATAGTGGTTGCCCGTGGCCACGATCACCGCGAACGTCATGAGCACGTGCGCCGCGCTGGCCGTCTGCGCCCAGCGCGGCGCGGCACCACGGGCCAGTGCCAGCGACGCCCACATCGCCCAGCCGATGTGCAGCGACGGCATGGCGGCGAGCTGGTTCGCTCCCTCCACCATGGGAGAACCCCACGAGCCCCAGGTCCCGCTGAGCCGCACGGTGTCGAGGAATCCCGCGTCAGGCAGCAGGCGCGGCGGTGTCACCGGATACAACCAGAAACACACGATCGCCACGAGATTCAGCACCACGAAGGCGTTGCGGCTCCACACGTACGCCAAGGGCCTGCGCCGGTACAGCCACACCAGGGTCACCAGCGTGACGGCGAGGTAGCTGAACGCGTACTCGTAGTTGGCCACGACCATGAGCCAGCCCTGGTCGGCCAGCCAGTGGTTGACCGCGCGCTCGAAGTCGGTGTGGAACACGGCTTCGAGCGCGAGAATGTTCTCACCGTTGGTGACGGCACGCCGCTCATGACCGGGCAGCGGGAGCCCGCCGAGCAGCGCGTACACGCCGAAGAGGGCGAGTCCGAGCAGGATCTCGGCCCACCACCTCGGAGGGACGCGCTGCCTCGGCGCATCCGGGGTGGTGCTCGTCAC comes from Saccharomonospora xinjiangensis XJ-54 and encodes:
- a CDS encoding ABC transporter ATP-binding protein — encoded protein: MNATAVEITGLVKRFGAVTAVAGLDLTMPRASVLALLGPNGAGKTTTVEICEGFQRPDEGTIRVLGLDPARDGAALRPRIGVMPQGGGAYPGVRAADMLRLVASCAANPLDPEWLLDVLGLAPVRRTPFKRLSGGQQQRLSLACALVGRPELVFLDEPTAGMDPQARRLVWELLAALRDDGVSVLLTTHVMEEAEALADTVVIVDRGRVIAEGSPSDLTAEHADDAQLRFKARPGLDTGLLAAALPEGYLVTESSPGAYRVCGAVDPQVVSAVTSWCAQQGVLAEELHVGRRDLEEVFLELTGRELRA
- a CDS encoding ABC transporter permease, coding for MTTSPTAGRPRFEPGTFAPAPGRGKAGTMLFTHARTEIGLTLRHGEQILLTLLIPLALLVGMSLLDVVPVPDGVEHRIDWVTPRILALAVMSSAFTGQAIALGFDRRYGVLKRLAATALPRWLLVLGKLVAALVVVAVQVVVLGGVAAALGWSPSPAGLAAALVYLVAGTVAFGALGVLLGGALRAETVLALANIVWFALLLAGGIVLGTDALPGFLASVVPYLPSGALAEGLTTALTDGVPSWTPVAVLAAWAAAATALATRTTKLT
- a CDS encoding COX15/CtaA family protein gives rise to the protein MQLSSLVGRLPYPSQSLQRGLAIAAIVTQAGIGVTGSIVRVTGSGLGCPTWPQCFPGSMVPVEHPEYATLNQWIEYGNRLLTIVVVFVAALAVLAAWRVYLDHPSRKRLVRLAWVLPAGVVAQAVIGGITVLADLLWWTVALHFLPSTVLVWMAVVLLRAFNEGDEPPRWRIPRASRPVFSALVVALAGLIMAGTVVTGAGPHGGDPDVERFDAPIETLAEIHVGFLVAFLALLAVLGVQWYRARAEKALGKALWTRYAAVWAVSLAQGLLGSIQYRLGIPEALVSLHVLGSMLVIIATAALWCAARDRGPVVSAAPAGESATVHAA
- a CDS encoding acyl-CoA desaturase — protein: MSSSTVQKSDHQPGPKPLVGHERSTAQMIVLKAFLLIPFVALVVAIPFAWGWGLTWVDLILAAVFYTVGTLGVTVGYHRYFTHGAFKTNRPLRIALAITGSMAVQGSVIFWVASHRRHHAFADKEGDPHSPWLFGTSPLALLRGFWHAHMGWMFKREVTNYERFAPDLVSDKDLQVVNKFFWLWIVASLALPAVLGGLITWSWWGAVTAFFWAGLVRIAFSHHVTWSVNSICHMVGDRPFASRDKAANFWPLAILSMGESWHNSHHADPTCARHGVLRGQLDISARLIWLFEKLGWAHNVRWPKPERLAAKRIA
- a CDS encoding ATP-grasp domain-containing protein → MTAKVLFAGCRDLPEGTGDEHGAAKVLTEAGTEVRWAVWDDPQVPFADADLVVLRATWDYLERHEEFLAWCESVPCLRNSAAVVRWNTDKRYLLDLAAAGVPVVPTDVVVPGAAVPWPDGEFVVKPAVGAGSRGARRFGPGERMRATAHVRALHDDGRAALVQPYQADVDTNGETALVFVGGVYSHAFTKAAMLTGPEGDSAGSAGAEKLTAADPEPEQLAAAEETLDAATGLLGMTRGDLLYARVDVVTGHDGAPLLLELELTEPYLGFAHAEGAAASRFASAVRAQLG
- a CDS encoding phosphatase PAP2 family protein, with translation MTSTTPDAPRQRVPPRWWAEILLGLALFGVYALLGGLPLPGHERRAVTNGENILALEAVFHTDFERAVNHWLADQGWLMVVANYEYAFSYLAVTLVTLVWLYRRRPLAYVWSRNAFVVLNLVAIVCFWLYPVTPPRLLPDAGFLDTVRLSGTWGSWGSPMVEGANQLAAMPSLHIGWAMWASLALARGAAPRWAQTASAAHVLMTFAVIVATGNHYWLDALGGVAVVWLGALTADAGRRAQGRRSVTWTASVRRRLWHPLSPPYTVAVTDTATDAATPAPVKSAQLAAARDFVARHGKPAKAVVQRIGRAGARVVLVGHDGALGDVVVPSVETGEALIEALDDVERAEWDAETVGATAIGAAHRRRMAGPLARR